A window of the Tiliqua scincoides isolate rTilSci1 chromosome 5, rTilSci1.hap2, whole genome shotgun sequence genome harbors these coding sequences:
- the LOC136654305 gene encoding uncharacterized protein: MLESNIMAQIVPKKKAPGVDFCGVDEYYYIVRSDLGCYMRSTNFNRGYDLEVFSLHNSCRGGAHYLAHQDDLFYIIKGDHYRRVSNMNQDWDAAVYTLHPNCRGGDHYLSAFGKFYIIFQGRGIYRRVKDLNTDEDAVEYTLHPNYKDGLYYWGVKDYYYFVKPCDEWGVQYFKCTDFHQSLDAVTYSFHADVVNFLPGGLGITQGISFGKWEAIKTISNDSSSPITWNKKITRKVGYEKHKMSSIEHNWKISVSTTYQSGTLTEALAKFQFSLSAEYGGKYVNTEQEDWSEATEVEESITMTLQPQQEMYIWQYELGMGKESVLFCRDMKFTDDSSPPTDIPFPASKY, translated from the exons ATGTTG GAATCAAACATCATGGCTCAAATAGTCCCCAAGAAAAAAGCCCCAGGAGTTGATTTCTGTGGGGTAGATGAGTATTATTACATTGTCCGCTCAGACCTCGGCTGCTACATGAGGTCAACCAATTTCAACCGGGGCTACGATCTCGAAGTGTTTAGCCTGCACAATTCTTGCCGGGGAGGCGCTCACTACTTAGCCCATCAAGATGACCTTTTCTACATCATCAAAGGAGACCACTATCGTCGTGTCTCCAACATGAACCAAGACTGGGATGCTGCAGTGTACACCCTCCATCCCAACTGTCGCGGAGGGGACCACTACCTTTCAGCTTTTGGAAAGTTCTACATCATATTTCAGGGCCGAGGCATTTACCGCCGAGTCAAGGATCTGAATACTGATGAAGATGCAGTTGAATACACCCTTCACCCCAATTACAAGGATGGCCTCTATTACTGGGGCGTCAAGGATTATTATTACTTTGTAAAGCCCTGTGACGAATGGGGTGTCCAGTACTTTAAATGCACTGACTTCCATCAAAGTTTAGATGCTGTCACATACTCTTTCCACGCTGACGTGGTGAACTTCCTCCCTGGAGGGCTGGGTATTACTCAAGGCATATCTTTTGGTAAATGGGAAGCTATTAAGACCATCTCCAATGACTCCAGCTCTCCCATTACATGGAATAAGAAGATCACAAGGAAAGTGGGATATGAAAAGCACAAGATGAGCAGTATAGAGCACAACTGGAAAATAAGTGTAAGTACTACATATCAGTCAGGAACTCTCACTGAGGCCCTTGCCAAGTTCCAGTTCTCCCTCTCTGCTGAATATGGTGGAAAGTACGTAAATACTGAGCAGGAAGACTGGAGCGAAGCCACTGAGGTTGAAGAATCCATTACTATGACACTGCAGCCCCAGCAGGAGATGTACATATGGCAGTATGAGCTGGGCATGGGCAAGGAATCTGTCCTGTTCTGTCGTGACATGAAATTTACAGATGATTCCAGCCCCCCTACAGATATTCCCTTTCCAGCTTCCAAGTACTGA